A genome region from Plasmodium vivax chromosome 11, whole genome shotgun sequence includes the following:
- a CDS encoding hypothetical protein (encoded by transcript PVX_114245A): MVFGSPFSDTYPKFIWKSLSKSRKGKDIFNPFFVALNKTRIYDHILKHNSRYWMFVVSGGCITSYFWGVWFNNFWKRINKGKLYIDCPYTYPVEED, translated from the exons a TGGTTTTCGGAAGCCCTTTCAGTGACACCTACCCCAAGTTCATCTGGAAATCGCTTAGCAAGAGTAGGAAGGGCAAAGACATTTTCAACCCCTTTTTCGTGGCCCTGAATAAGACCAG AATCTATGACCACATACTGAAGCATAACAGCCGCTACTGGATGTTCGTCGTATCGGGCGGCTGCATCACGTCTTACTTTTGGGGCGTATGGTTTAACAACTTCTGGAAGAGGATAAACAAGGGG AAACTTTACATCGACTGCCCGTATACCTACCCCGTGGAGGAAGACTGA
- a CDS encoding hypothetical protein, conserved (encoded by transcript PVX_114255A) yields MARRMNLLNIEKNIQNLWKEHNVYEKEFAENSETRFTGNFPYPYMNGLLHIGHAFTLSKLEFLVRYKNMTCQNVLLPFAFHCTGTPIVVCADKLKNELKGKVLGNSPEGSKKEVSDGSPVGEANAVATPQPEEEAGQTKQTDKAKPADATKQTDATKPTDATVFRSNKSKAQSKGSKQNTQYEIMKQMDISDEEIHHFQNPQYWCYYFSTKAKEHLNSWGLFCDWRRSFITTNMNPYYDKFVNWHFNTLYKKNLIYYGSRITIFSRVNNQACADHERSEGEGVKCQEFTLIKIYVHDYKEFYQIYLKNVNTNSSCEKGDDFLKNKIMSENFFSQKKIVLLASTLKPETAYGQNYTFVNPGEYYYVTLGFSKQRLHYGDKNYVNNVMTKEEIANVCENVYICSENSLYNLAYQGVIPMLRGGAKWSGQAIGQASGQTSGQANCQAIGQPLGQTTAQTTAPPKCFPEASSPRGGEDALPPLGDLLILMKVKGEDLVGLRTYSNLSPNKDLYILPMTTIKMNIATAIVPCVSSDSADDYACLQDIKRKQAYYCEKYNLKEEFLHNESCSCIQLPEIGANTGKYFYELEKISSYKDAKLQKVKESLYKKQYFEGTMTVEPYQGMKIYHCRKMVKQYIVKNNEGFLYSEPEVLVIDRNNVKCIAALCNQWYINYGNLDFKKDVLIQMKKNNFQAYNEVLQKQLQHVIFWLDDWSCSRAYGLGTLMPDFNALQGGRSGEGAMQQGGSGEGAANHGESAEETAEGTAEGSAAQPGAEAEKELIESLSDSTIYMAYYTISHFLQGNVDGSERGLLDIDAADLNDAFFNYVFDISEETERVSKNISAEKLQRMRREFQYWYPFDVRISGKDLIFNHLTMALFNHVAIWGKKTYSNKQKETNDDKSILERQGEILNEIDQLDLDAYETVKYFPKSFFCNGHVLVNKEKMSKSKGNFITLKQSINLYTSDGTRIALADAGDSIEDANFNTDTANSAIMKLYNLINFSIETKNNVYIFRCGEKTFIDSIFENEINYLTNKCKEAYEKLLFRDVLKYGFYDMLLKRDTYRIMCDKIHMHKETVNFFIERICLIVNPLIPHVTEHIWTYILKKEDFLVNQKWPSQDDTSYSIVMHKQYNNLLNVVEIFRKSYDKVINKSNKQRGGRGGAGSANGSGGASGGGSGSGAKRAPDEGAAANQGAAANQGAAANQGAAAQGGEANLEAEAYKEDDDEGTKFKAIVYVAKEYNDTQKKIIEILNRIINNSEDKKLPSNYINLLVQNEYVNKLPKNEKKEILSFATFLVKDNVTLNNNQYELSLPYDEIQLIKNNVEFIRRSLNLGDIHIMENDSKSPIDDTDIYKLANPGNPSIFMYTTEL; encoded by the coding sequence ATGGCTCGGCGAATGAACCTACTGAACATAGAAAAGAACATACAGAACCTGTGGAAGGAACATAATGTGTACGAAAAGGAATTCGCCGAAAACAGCGAGACGAGGTTCACGGGTAATTTCCCCTACCCATATATGAATGGCTTGTTACACATAGGGCACGCCTTCACGTTGAGCAAGTTGGAGTTCCTCGTGCGCTACAAAAATATGACGTGTCAGAATGTGCTGCTTCCATTTGCTTTCCACTGCACGGGCACCCCGATCGTTGTGTGTGCCGATAAGTTAAAGAACGAGTTGAAGGGCAAAGTGCTGGGGAACTCCCCAGAGGGTAGTAAAAAGGAGGTCAGCGATGGTAGCCCAGTGGGGGAGGCAAATGCGGTTGCCACTCCCCAGccggaggaagaagcaggcCAAACGAAGCAGACAGACAAGGCAAAACCCGCAGACGCGACGAAGCAGACAGACGCAACAAAACCCACAGACGCAACGGTCTTCCGGTCGAACAAAAGCAAAGCCCAGTCTAAAGGGTCCAAGCAAAACACGCAGTACGAAATTATGAAGCAAATGGACATAAGCGACGAAGAAATACACCACTTTCAGAATCCGCAATATTGGtgctattatttttccacGAAAGCGAAGGAGCATTTGAATTCTTGGGGCCTCTTCTGCGACTGGAGGAGGTCCTTCATCACGACCAACATGAACCCCTATTACGACAAGTTTGTCAATTGGCACTTTAATACCCTCTATAAGAAGAACCTAATTTATTACGGAAGCAGAATCACCATTTTCAGCCGAGTGAACAACCAGGCCTGTGCAGACCATGAGAGGTccgaaggagaaggagtCAAGTGCCAAGAGTTTACCCTCatcaaaatatatgtgcatgaTTATAAGGAGTTTTaccaaatttatttaaaaaatgtaaatacgAATTCCTCTTGCGAAAAAGGAgacgattttttaaaaaataaaattatgagtgaaaatttttttagccaaaaaaaaattgtccttCTGGCGAGCACCCTAAAACCAGAGACGGCTTATGGGCAGAATTACACCTTCGTGAATCCGGGTGAATATTACTACGTCACCTTAGGGTTCAGCAAGCAGAGGCTGCACTACGGGGATAAGAACTACGTGAATAATGTGATGACGAAGGAGGAGATTGCCAACGTGTGCGAAAATGTCTACATCTGCTCGGAGAACAGCCTGTACAATTTGGCCTACCAGGGCGTAATACCGAtgctgcgcgggggggccaAGTGGAGCGGTCAAGCGATTGGCCAGGCAAGCGGCCAAACGAGCGGTCAGGCTAACTGCCAAGCGATTGGCCAACCGCTTGGCCAAACCACCGCGCAGACCACCGCCCCGCCGAAGTGCTTCCCCGAGGCGTCCAGCCCGCGCGGCGGAGAAGacgccctcccccccctgggcgaCCTCCTCATCCTGATGAAGGTCAAGGGGGAAGACCTGGTCGGCCTGAGGACCTACTCAAACCTTTCCCCCAACAAGGACCTGTACATTCTCCCCATGACCACCATCAAAATGAACATCGCCACGGCGATCGTTCCATGCGTGTCGAGCGATAGTGCAGACGACTATGCCTGTCTGCAggatataaaaaggaagcaggCATACTACTGTGAAAAGTACAATCTGAAGGAGGAATTCCTGCACAATGAAAGCTGCTCCTGCATTCAGTTGCCAGAAATCGGGGCCAACACGGGCAAGTACTTCTACGAATTAGAGAAAATATCCTCCTATAAGGATGCCAAGCTACAGAAGGTTAAGGAAAGCCTATACAAGAAGCAATATTTTGAAGGCACCATGACGGTGGAACCGTACCAGGGTATGAAAATTTACCACTGCAGGAAGATGGTCAAGCAGTATATAGTAAAGAATAATGAGGGCTTCCTTTACAGCGAGCCGGAGGTGCTTGTCATCGATAGGAACAACGTCAAGTGCATCGCTGCTTTGTGCAATCAGTGGTACATCAACTACGGAAATTTGGACTTCAAAAAAGACGTGCTGATtcagatgaagaagaacaactTCCAGGCGTACAATGAGGTCCTGCAGAAGCAGCTGCAGCACGTGATTTTTTGGCTGGACGACTGGTCCTGCAGCAGGGCCTACGGGCTGGGCACCCTCATGCCCGATTTTAATGCGttacagggggggagaagcggggaaGGGGCGAtgcagcaggggggaagcggagaAGGGGCCGCTAACCACGGGGAAAGCGCAGAGGAAACCGCGGAAGGAACCGCGGAAGGGAGCGCCGCCCAACCCGGCGCCGAGGCCGAGAAGGAGCTGATTGAAAGCCTGTCAGACTCGACCATCTACATGGCGTACTACACGATCAGCCACTTCCTGCAGGGCAACGTGGACGGAAGCGAGCGCGGCCTGCTGGACATCGACGCGGCGGACCTCAACGATGCCTTCTTCAACTACGTCTTTGACATTAGCGAAGAAACGGAAAGGGTCAGCAAAAATATTAGTGCCGAAAAGCTGCAAAGAATGAGAAGGGAGTTTCAATACTGGTACCCCTTCGACGTAAGGATATCGGGCAAGGACCTAATATTTAACCATTTGACCATGGCCCTATTCAACCACGTagccatttggggaaaaaaaacatacagcAATAAGCAGAAGGAGACGAACGATGATAAGAGCATCTTAGAAAGACAAGGAGAAATACTCAACGAAATTGATCAACTGGATTTGGATGCATACGAAACGGTTAAATATTTCCCCAAATCATTTTTCTGCAATGGACATGTGCTAGtaaataaagagaaaatgtCCAAAAGTAAGGGCAATTTTATTACCCTAAAGCAGAGTATAAATCTGTATACAAGTGATGGGACCAGGATAGCCCTGGCAGATGCAGGCGATTCAATTGAAGACGCCAATTTTAACACAGACACGGCGAACAGTGCCATCATGAAACTATACAATTTGATTAACTTCTCCATCGAAACGAAAAAtaatgtgtacatttttagaTGCGGAGAGAAAACCTTTATAGAttctatttttgaaaatgaaattaattaCCTGACCAATAAATGTAAGGAGGCGTATGAGAAGCTGCTCTTTAGGGACGTCCTCAAATATGGGTTCTACGATATGTTGCTGAAGAGGGACACCTACCGAATTATGTGTGATAAGATTCACATGCATAAGGAGactgtcaatttttttattgaaagGATTTGCCTGATCGTTAACCCCCTGATTCCCCATGTGACGGAGCACATTTGGAcctacattttgaagaaggaggacTTCCTCGTCAACCAGAAGTGGCCCTCCCAGGACGACACCAGCTACTCGATCGTCATGCACAAGCAGTACAACAACCTCCTCAACGTCGTCGAGATTTTTAGGAAGTCCTACGATAAGGTCATCAACAAGAGTAACaagcagaggggggggagaggtggTGCGGGTAGCGCTaatggaagcggtggagctAGCGGTggtggaagtggaagcggggCGAAGCGCGCGCCAGACGAGGGGGCAGCCGCCAACCAGGGGGCAGCCGCTAACCAAGGGGCTGCCGCCAACCAGGGAGCCGCCGcccaggggggagaggccaaCCTCGAAGCAGAAGCGTACAaggaggacgacgacgaGGGAACCAAATTCAAGGCCATCGTGTACGTCGCGAAGGAGTACAACgacacgcaaaaaaaaatcatagaAATTCTTAACCGAATTATTAATAACAGTGAGGATAAGAAGCTCCCCAGCAACTACATCAACCTGTTGGTGCAAAACGAATACGTCAATAAGCTGcccaaaaatgagaagaaggaaatccTCAGCTTCGCCACCTTCCTAGTCAAGGACAACGTCACACTCAATAACAACCAGTACGAGCTCAGCCTCCCCTATGATGAAATACAGCTAATAAAGAACAACGTAGAATTTATAAGGAGGAGCCTAAACCTGGGCGACATCCACATCATGGAGAATGATAGTAAGTCCCCCATCGACGACACGGACATTTATAAGCTGGCCAACCCGGGCAAcccctccatttttatgtacaccaCGGAGTTGtga
- a CDS encoding hypothetical protein, conserved (encoded by transcript PVX_114235A) encodes MMRKLLRSSPAQPCNIGTHFCKHLTTAKSETTSAENFLNELKSDGCKSWEYYIKGINPDYAPRKEMYNFLTEKKINVCRMSVYEIECFTKWIQMRKLYGNQFPRFPYEVTFEDKVNQLREKYPAQE; translated from the coding sequence ATGATGAGAAAACTGCTTCGCAGCAGCCCCGCGCAGCCGTGCAACATCggcacacatttttgcaaacatcTGACGACAGCAAAAAGCGAAACTACGTCAGCTGAAAATTTCCTGAACGAGCTAAAGTCAGATGGCTGCAAAAGTTGGGAATACTACATCAAGGGAATAAATCCAGATTATGCGCCCAGGAAagaaatgtataattttttgacggaaaaaaaaattaatgtgtGCAGAATGAGTGTATACGAAATTGAGTGTTTTACCAAGTGGATACAAATGAGAAAACTGTATGGCAATCAGTTCCCCCGATTTCCATACGAAGTGACATTCGAGGACAAAGTTAACCAACTCAGGGAGAAGTATCCCGCGCAGGAGTGA
- a CDS encoding hypothetical protein, conserved (encoded by transcript PVX_114240A): MNLILVSLKRIRENGEGEFFFQTDERQTSHLRSILKVQLNQVVKVGVINRGKGEGVITEESTRHYTIKLLTPMHLRKAEDTYIPIDVVICIPRPKVLNKFLQQLSSVGVKKIVIVFSNFANKSYESSRVLKNEEIKNALQLGLEQAMCTQFPQVFIHYSFSSFVMNIDRYSDERTIKLCAHTEVRRSAGCVERDILGAERGKILLMVGCERGFSELEIFLIRKLQFRFFNLTERILKCETALLVIIGQLLLLTENAALRPSGRKMLRQGGDTIGVGDTNGFSGMSDVSSTECSNHVGRQNGCAGSEQGPRGPTTENDPFGEIKKLLATEPSFPHQLVKAVNDFISSKANHSEELQRDPCDEQKNGHLTEGATDIDALLRSIHALSTDEEGNFENIYLSLLLKKIKYKNKFILSYADQQKNVDDDGVFIYRTQPYVSKKKKGPS, encoded by the coding sequence ATGAACCTGATCCTCGTGAGCCTGAAGCGCATCCGcgaaaatggggagggggagTTCTTCTTCCAAACGGACGAGCGGCAAACGAGCCACCTAAGGAGTATCCTAAAGGTACAGCTGAACCAAGTTGTGAAGGTGGGCGTGATCAATCgcggaaaaggagaaggagtcATCACCGAAGAGAGCACCAGACATTACACAATAAAGCTACTAACACCGATGCATTTACGAAAAGCAGAAGACACGTACATACCAATCGATGTGGTCATTTGCATCCCCAGGCCAAAGGTGTTGAATAAATTTCTCCAGCAGTTATCCTCCgtaggggtaaaaaaaattgtcatcgttttttccaattttgcaaataaatCATATGAATCAAGCagagttttaaaaaatgaggaaataaaaaatgctctTCAGCTTGGGTTGGAACAAGCCATGTGTACACAGTTTCCTCAAGTTTTCATTCACTACTCATTTAGTTCCTTTGTTATGAATATCGACCGATATAGTGACGAGAGAACCATCAAGCTGTGTGCACATACGGAGGTTAGACGAAGCGCCGGTTGCGTAGAACGAGACATTTTAGGTGCAGAGAGGGGGAAGATACTTCTCATGGTAGGCTGTGAGAGGGGGTTTTCTGAacttgaaatttttttaattagaaAATTGCAGTTTCGCTTTTTCAATTTGACGGAGCGGATTTTGAAGTGCGAAACGGCTTTGCTGGTGATCATCGGCCAGTTGTTACTGCTCACGGAGAACGCGGCGCTGCGGCCCAGCGGGCGGAAAATGCTCcgccaggggggggacaCCATCGGTGTGGGCGATACTAACGGTTTTAGCGGCATGAGCGATGTTAGCAGCACGGAGTGCTCGAACCACGTGGGCCGCCAAAACGGCTGCGCCGGTTCGGAGCAGGGCCCGCGCGGCCCCACAACGGAAAACGACCCTTTcggcgaaattaaaaagttgctAGCGACGGAGCCGTCCTTTCCCCACCAGCTGGTAAAGGCCGTGAACGATTTTATTAGCAGCAAAGCTAACCACAGTGAGGAGCTCCAACGTGACCCCTGtgatgagcaaaaaaatggccactTAACCGAAGGGGCGACCGACATTGACGCCCTCCTTCGAAGCATACACGCGCTAAGTACCGACGAGGAGggaaattttgaaaatatctACTTAAGTCTGCtactgaaaaaaattaaatacaaaaataaatttattctgTCCTACGCCGatcagcaaaaaaatgtggacgaCGACGGGGTGTTCATATACAGAACGCAGCCGTACGtgtcaaaaaagaaaaaaggcccCTCCTGA
- a CDS encoding hypothetical protein, conserved (encoded by transcript PVX_114230A): MMDVPKHYRKYYVSYKKIKRTILKMGHKYKKKLEKDLIQSAARRVDEQGIKMLPPFLFNDLITQEMKKINKFAEKKYDEIIGSLMTTYEQLKSVESYPGEDEREEMEKRIDLIGCNIVHFDFYIHKNCKILMKLGFFFDHVMSISINQWLLLGLIKEKFCNINVDELVVYLSLLYALHRARCATNVCSASNVHTAAHTNDAANANAAANSGATPPDGKAWVPPETFERTSTKFLMKYEDIVYTKVKIVKHLPYLIFGLSNQDLEAHFRSFAQMKRRKRSDETGGEANDTQGKNKALNESQQITSVYLDNKEATCYSNRILRFENAQLIRFRWYNENDGDPEKIIFIERKIHHEEWTGETSTKERFELEQKHVFKFMTGQMDVRRFFLEKRTALGRRPPLEKGTSLASLHKKAKKNEALAKEIQTMIMQNGLEPIIRTSYLRSAFQLSNDNSVRISIDTNVSMLNEYVSKREHWCRLAEEALRTNEIRRLNYAIIEVKLKVEKIPHWVQDILNSNHFINAYKYSKYQTAMALLHPEKIKYIPVWVHANVHEKFKPNNNYAESVLTGYSSCGKGDITNVDSVQASVGVTIEKVGNAPPGVRNTPVNRRNQTDANCYAHQMVNPSSPHSVEKWNMLDKTSHWLSNKYSANKNAQEKINLLKIDPKINFAAERTFLHYSLVSVYITLLALFLEKYKNENQHLDLVIILLLATSFSSLVSSYFLFLKRIEIIERRKTKEPLLGRRRFDSFYSPLIFLLLLFFSIILSIYFNFNVKAIKVVLWNPLAFLFSPFRVK; this comes from the exons ATGATGGACGTGCCGAAGCATTACCGAAAGTACTACGTCTCGTACAAGAAGATTAAAAGGACCATACTGAAGATGGGGCACAAGTACAAAAAGAAG CTCGAGAAGGACCTGATACAAAGTGCCGCCAGGAGGGTTGACGAGCAGG gcatAAAAATGCTGCCCCCCTTCCTGTTCAACGACCTCATCACccaggaaatgaaaaagataaacaaatttgcgGAAAAAAAGTACGACGAAATTATCGGCAGCCTGATGACCACCTACGAGCAGCTGAAGTCGGTAGAGAGCTACCCCGGCGAAGATGAAAGAGAAGAAATGGAGAAGAGGATAGACTTGATAGGCTGTAACATTgtccattttgatttttacattcacaagaattgcaaaatattaatgaagttgggtttttttttcgaccATGTGATGAGCATCTCCATCAACCAGTGGCTGCTGCTCGGCTTGATAAAGGAGAAGTTCTGCAACATTAATGTGGACGAGCTGGTGGTGTACCTCTCCCTTTTGTATGCGCTCCACCGCGCGAGGTGTGCCACGAACGTATGCAGCGCGTCGAATGTGCACACTGCCGCGCACACTAACGATGCCGCTAACGCTAACGCTGCCGCTAACAGTGGCGCGACCCCCCCAGATGGCAAGGCGTGGGTCCCACCCGAGACCTTCGAACGCACGTCCACCAAATTTCTGATGAAGTACGAGGACATCGTGTACACCaaagtaaaaattgtgaagcaCCTGCCTTATTTAATATTCGGTCTGAGCAACCAGGACCTGGAGGCGCACTTCCGAAGCTTCGCCCAAATGAAGAGGCGAAAACGGTCAGATGAAAccgggggagaggcaaacgATAcgcaggggaaaaacaaagcgCTGAACGAATCTCAACAAATAACGTCCGTCTATTTAGACAATAAAGAAGCCACATGTTACAGCAACCGAATTTTGAGGTTTGAAAATGCTCAGCTGATTCGCTTCAGGTGGTACAACGAGAACGATGGGGACCCGGAGAAGATCATTTTCATTGAGAGGAAGATTCACCACGAGGAGTGGACGGGGGAGACCTCCACCAAGGAGAGATTCGAGTTGGAGCAGAAACACGTGTTCAAGTTTATGACTGGCCAGATGGACGTGCGGAGGTTTTTCCTAGAGAAGCGAACCGCACTGGGGAGGCGACCCCCCCTGGAAAAAGGTACCTCACTGGCAAGCCTGCAtaaaaaggcgaagaagaacGAAGCGCTCGCAAAGGAGATCCAAACCATGATAATGCAAAACGGGTTGGAACCCATCATCAGAACTTCATACCTTAGGTCGGCCTTCCAACTCAGCAACGATAACTCCGTGAGGATTTCAATCGACACAAACGTATCTATGCTGAACGAATACGTAAGCAAAAGAGAGCACTGGTGTAGGTTGGCAGAGGAGGCCTTACGAACAAATGAAATAAGGCGGTTAAATTATGCCATTATAGAGGTCAAACTGAAGGTGGAGAAAATCCCCCACTGGGTCCAAGACATTCTAAACAGCAACCATTTTATTAACGCTTACAAATACTCAAAGTACCAAACAGCCATGGCGTTGCTACACccggaaaaaattaaatacatcCCTGTGTGGGTCCATGCAAATGTACATGAGAAGTTCAAGCccaataataattatgccGAATCAGTTTTAACCGGGTATAGTAGTTGTGGAAAGGGGGATATCACCAACGTGGATTCTGTGCAGGCATCAGTTGGGGTGACCATCGAAAAGGTTGGCAACGCTCCCCCTGGGGTAAGAAACACCCCGGTGAATAGAAGAAACCAAACTGATGCGAATTGTTATGCACACCAAATGGTCAACCCATCCTCCCCTCACTCTGTAGAAAAGTGGAACATGCTAGACAAGACTTCCCACTGGCTTAGTAATAAATATAGCGCGAATAAAAATGCGCAGGAAAAAATCAACTTGCTGAAAATCGATcccaaaataaattttgccgCGGAGAGGACCTTTCTTCATTACTCCCTGGTCTCCGTGTACATCACTTTGTTGGCACTTTTcttggaaaaatataaaaatgaaaatcaaCATTTGGACCTCGTCATTATTTTGCTCCTCGCCacgtccttctcctccttggTATCGTCCtacttcctctttttgaaGCGCATCGAGATTATTGAGCG GCGAAAGACGAAGGAACCGCTGCTGGGACGCCGCCGCTTCGACAGCTTTTACAgccccctcatttttttgctcctcctctttttctccATCATCTTGTCAATATATTTCAACTTCAACGTGAAGGCGATAAAGGTGGTGCTCTGGAACCCCCTCGcctttttgttctccccctttcgcgtgaagtga
- a CDS encoding hypothetical protein, conserved (encoded by transcript PVX_114250A; Apicoplast targeted protein. Curated by Stuart Ralph, Walter and Eliza Hall Institute of Medical Research, Australia.), giving the protein MAPFPHAEKCTHLLVALSSCFSFRSPRGASPNVGHLMCSPARKKGIIQRGPLTIRASHNFLSSITTPLLNENFKKYFAFRCLSRICVSLSSAFSLNAKIHLYRKNSNNLLLTQVLLYNEILVKVLKICWLYKLRSFVDSNIKMCRILSTVFYVTGIYLDLLSTLEIFKNSFFFPCALYVLSSTLKSLSIMTYASIRSATNLRLCEMLNGPGAGAPGVLHNHSNGNNNSSNSNNRTDRGEPTHDHLPTEEQTREDTDGAKPKGDDVAIRLGEDAHAPVLGAEQGGDTPLESLSNGTIPHSEHGNHCSSRSSRSSHSSHSSHSSHSSRASTPANGVKKTYYIGEVSVLTDLLASLVDLLTVVLLARTTKYIERKIFFYVILSALHLFFSYKELQCLLK; this is encoded by the exons ATGGCGCCTTTTCCTCACGCGGAGAAGTGTACCCATCTCCTTGTTGCACTCTCTtcttgtttttccttccgcTCTCCTCGGGGTGCTTCTCCAAATGTGGGTCACCTCATGTGTAGCCCCGCT agaaaaaagggaataattCAAAGGGGTCCCCTGACCATTCGCGCGTcccacaattttttaagcagcATAACTACACCCCTGTTGAATGAAAACTTTAAAAAGTACTTCGCCTTCCGATGCCTGTCCCGCATATGCGTATCGTTAAGTAGCGCCTTCTCcttaaatgcaaaaatacaTTTGTATAGGAAAAATAGTAACAACCTGTTGCTGACCCAAGTCCTCCTCTACAATGAGATTCTCGTGAAGGTGTTGAAGATCTGTTGGCTCTACAAGCTCAGATCCTTTGTGGatagtaatataaaaatgtgtagaaTTCTGTCTACCGTCTTTTACGTCACTGGCATTTACTTGGATTTACTTTCTActttggaaatttttaaaaattctttttttttcccctgcgcCTTGTACGTCCTTTCGTCCACCCTTAAGAGTTTAAGCATCATGACGTATGCGTCCATCCGGTCCGCCACGAACCTTCGCCTGTGCGAAATGTTAAACGGGCCAGGTGCGGGTGCCCCCGGGGTGCTTCACAATCATAGCAAtggtaataataatagtagtAATAGTAATAATCGAACGGACAGGGGGGAACCCACACATGATCACCTACCCACTGAGGAACAGACGCGGGAAGATACGGATGGGGCAAAGCCGAAGGGGGACGACGTGGCAATTCGCCTGGGGGAAGATGCGCACGCGCCTGTTCTTGGTGCAGAGCAGGGAGGCGACACCCCTCTGGAGAGTTTATCAAATGGGACGATCCCCCACAGTGAACATGGCAACCATTGCAGCAGTCGCAGCAGTCGCAGCAGTCATAGCAGTCATAGCAGTCATAGCAGTCATAGCAGTCGCGCTAGTACCCCCGCCAACGGTGTAAAGAAAACGTACTACATTGGCGAAGTGAGTGTCCTCACGGATTTGCTGGCCTCCCTCGTGGACCTCCTCACCGTTGTGCTTCTCGCACGGACGACCAAGTACATAGAGaggaaaattttcttttacgtCATCCTGTCCGCTctgcatttgtttttctcctaCAAGGAGTTGCAGTGCTTGTTGAAGTAG